The following proteins come from a genomic window of Frankia casuarinae:
- the tal gene encoding transaldolase, with product MSNPLSELSAAGVAVWLDDISRDRLRTGNLAHLVENRGVVGVTSNPTIFQKAISSSDLYDEQLHDLAIRGVDVGEAVRAITAADVRDACDVLRGVYDASGGVDGRVSLEVDPRLAHEAERTLAEARALWWLVDRPNLFIKIPATRAGLSAITETLAQGISVNVTLIFGLDRYDAVIDAFMTGLEKALAAGRDITDLASVASFFVSRVDTEVDQRLEKIGTSEAKALRGRAAVANARLAFERYEKAFATPRWAALAAAGAKPQRPLWASTSTKDPSLPDTIYVTELIAPGTVNTMPEATLEAFADHGSVTGETIRPRYEEAHEVFAQLTAVGIDLDDVIETLESQGVQKFEDSWTQLLDTIAAHLGSAGSSA from the coding sequence ATGAGCAATCCCCTGTCCGAGCTCTCAGCCGCCGGAGTGGCGGTCTGGCTGGACGACATCAGCCGGGACCGCCTACGCACCGGCAACCTCGCCCACCTGGTCGAGAACCGCGGCGTTGTCGGCGTGACGAGCAACCCGACCATCTTCCAGAAGGCGATCAGTTCGAGCGACCTGTACGACGAGCAGCTGCACGACCTGGCGATCCGCGGCGTGGACGTCGGCGAGGCCGTCCGGGCCATCACGGCCGCCGACGTGCGCGACGCCTGCGACGTGCTGCGCGGCGTCTACGACGCCAGCGGCGGCGTCGACGGCCGGGTGTCCCTGGAGGTCGATCCCCGGCTCGCCCACGAGGCCGAGCGCACGCTCGCCGAGGCGCGTGCCCTGTGGTGGCTGGTCGACCGACCCAACCTGTTCATCAAGATTCCCGCCACCCGGGCCGGCCTCTCGGCAATCACCGAGACGCTTGCCCAGGGCATCAGCGTGAACGTGACGCTGATCTTCGGACTCGACCGGTACGACGCCGTGATCGACGCGTTCATGACCGGTCTGGAGAAGGCCCTGGCCGCGGGGCGCGACATCACCGACCTGGCCTCGGTCGCGTCGTTCTTCGTCAGCCGGGTGGACACCGAGGTCGACCAGCGGCTGGAGAAGATCGGCACCTCGGAGGCGAAGGCGCTACGCGGCCGGGCCGCCGTCGCCAACGCCCGGCTGGCCTTCGAGCGGTACGAGAAGGCGTTCGCCACCCCCCGCTGGGCGGCCCTGGCCGCGGCGGGCGCGAAGCCCCAACGCCCGTTGTGGGCGTCGACGTCCACCAAGGACCCGTCCCTGCCGGACACGATCTACGTCACCGAGCTGATCGCGCCCGGAACCGTCAACACGATGCCGGAGGCGACCCTGGAGGCGTTCGCCGACCACGGGTCGGTGACGGGTGAGACGATCCGCCCCCGCTACGAGGAGGCCCACGAGGTGTTCGCCCAGCTCACAGCCGTCGGAATCGATCTCGACGACGTGATCGAGACCCTGGAGAGCCAGGGCGTACAGAAGTTCGAGGACTCGTGGACCCAGCTGTTGGACACCATCGCGGCGCACCTGGGATCAGCCGGTTCGTCCGCGTAA
- a CDS encoding heme o synthase has product MSAKARGYVALMKLRVVELLLITTVPVMMLAERGVPSLRLIAVTLVAGTLAAGSANTINCYVDRDIDQMMGRTKRRPLVRATVTPTEALTFGIVIGIVSTLLFGFLVNWPSALLADGAIAFYVFVYTLGLKRRTPSNIVIGGAAGCFPVLIGWSAVTGTVGWAAVLLFAVVFFWTPPHFWALAMKFRDDYAAAGVPMLPVVASVQVVTRRMLGYAYAMVAASLAVAPVASTGPVYLVAAVAVGAWFLVESHRVARRARHGEDPRPMRLFHMSITYLTLLFVAIAVTALV; this is encoded by the coding sequence GTGTCGGCGAAGGCCCGCGGCTATGTCGCCCTAATGAAGCTGCGCGTGGTCGAACTGCTGCTCATCACCACCGTCCCGGTCATGATGCTCGCCGAACGGGGCGTGCCGTCGCTCCGGCTGATCGCCGTGACCCTGGTGGCGGGAACCCTCGCCGCCGGCAGCGCGAACACGATCAACTGTTACGTCGATCGTGACATCGATCAGATGATGGGCCGCACGAAGCGCCGTCCGCTCGTGCGGGCGACCGTCACGCCCACGGAGGCGCTGACCTTCGGCATCGTGATCGGGATCGTCTCGACGCTGCTCTTCGGTTTCCTGGTCAACTGGCCCTCCGCGCTGCTGGCGGACGGGGCGATCGCCTTCTACGTCTTCGTCTACACCCTCGGGCTGAAGCGCCGCACCCCGTCGAACATCGTCATCGGGGGCGCGGCCGGCTGCTTCCCCGTCCTGATCGGATGGTCGGCGGTCACGGGGACCGTCGGCTGGGCCGCGGTGCTGCTGTTCGCCGTCGTCTTCTTCTGGACCCCGCCGCACTTCTGGGCGTTGGCGATGAAGTTCCGCGACGACTACGCCGCGGCGGGCGTCCCCATGCTGCCGGTCGTCGCCTCCGTCCAGGTCGTCACCCGGCGGATGCTGGGCTACGCCTACGCGATGGTCGCCGCCTCGCTCGCGGTCGCTCCCGTCGCCTCCACCGGCCCGGTCTACCTCGTCGCCGCCGTCGCGGTGGGAGCCTGGTTCCTGGTCGAGTCGCACCGGGTCGCCCGCCGGGCCCGGCACGGCGAGGACCCGAGGCCGATGCGCCTGTTCCACATGTCGATCACGTATCTGACCCTGCTGTTCGTGGCGATCGCCGTCACCGCTCTCGTCTGA
- a CDS encoding NADPH-dependent FMN reductase, giving the protein MDATQKILLLCGSLRAGSSNSALLRTTRALTPPGFVADDYDGMAKLPHFNPDDDQDPLPVSVVDLRARIASAAAILICTPEYAGALPGSFKNLLDWTVGGIEIGDKPTAWINVSPSTTKAADAHDSLRKVLRYTGAMIVEEACMHIPVHRSTINDQGVVTDDQIRAGVLKSLAALTAAVS; this is encoded by the coding sequence GTGGATGCCACCCAAAAAATTCTTCTGCTATGCGGAAGCCTCCGCGCCGGGTCGTCCAACTCGGCGCTGCTACGCACCACGCGAGCATTGACCCCGCCGGGATTCGTTGCGGACGACTACGACGGTATGGCCAAGCTGCCGCACTTTAACCCTGACGACGACCAAGATCCTTTGCCTGTGTCGGTAGTGGACCTGCGGGCCCGCATTGCATCGGCCGCTGCGATCCTGATCTGCACGCCGGAGTACGCGGGCGCACTGCCGGGTTCCTTTAAGAACCTGCTCGACTGGACCGTCGGTGGGATCGAGATCGGGGACAAACCCACGGCATGGATCAACGTATCGCCGTCCACGACAAAGGCCGCGGACGCGCACGATTCCCTGCGCAAGGTGCTGCGTTACACCGGCGCCATGATCGTCGAGGAAGCCTGCATGCACATCCCCGTCCACAGATCGACCATCAACGACCAGGGCGTGGTCACCGATGACCAGATCCGGGCCGGTGTGCTCAAGTCACTGGCCGCGCTGACCGCAGCGGTCTCGTGA